In one window of Agromyces badenianii DNA:
- a CDS encoding LacI family DNA-binding transcriptional regulator translates to MEPDAVTRTTLADVAARAGVSPSTASLAFSGSGPVSDATKERVLAAASELGYAGPDPRARSLRRGRSGIVGVVLEERVRAAFLDPVKIQMLDGITEGIAPLGAGLLLLTDTGEPGEHAVSIESAPVDAVVLIGCSPRLGVSIEALRRRGIPAVAIEGATGEDIPEISIDNRQATRRGAEYLRELGHADVAIVTLPLDAGRTRGPLTEALLQAGTNTTALERLAGAREVFPAATGRVAGASSIEQGLEAARALLTDAAGRPTAIIAQSDLLAAGVIQAAEELGLHVPGDLSVLGFDGIRVDGLQHDLTTLAQPSVAKGRAAGEAVVQLLSGEPPESRCFTSTLHVGDTTASPGVVRRRR, encoded by the coding sequence ATGGAGCCCGATGCCGTGACACGAACGACGCTCGCCGATGTCGCGGCGCGGGCCGGCGTGTCGCCGTCGACGGCGTCGCTCGCCTTCAGCGGCTCGGGCCCCGTGTCGGATGCCACGAAGGAACGCGTGCTCGCCGCGGCATCCGAGCTCGGCTATGCGGGCCCCGACCCCCGCGCCCGCTCGCTCCGCCGCGGCCGCTCGGGCATCGTCGGCGTGGTGCTCGAGGAGCGCGTGCGCGCGGCGTTCCTCGATCCGGTGAAGATCCAGATGCTCGACGGCATCACCGAGGGCATCGCCCCGCTCGGTGCCGGCCTGCTGCTGCTCACCGACACCGGCGAGCCCGGCGAACACGCGGTGAGCATCGAGAGCGCGCCGGTCGATGCGGTCGTGCTCATCGGCTGCAGCCCTCGGCTCGGCGTCTCGATCGAGGCGCTGCGGCGCCGCGGCATCCCGGCCGTCGCGATCGAGGGCGCGACCGGCGAGGACATCCCCGAGATCTCGATCGACAACCGTCAGGCGACGAGGCGAGGTGCCGAGTACCTGCGAGAGCTGGGGCACGCGGATGTCGCGATCGTGACGCTGCCCCTCGACGCCGGCCGCACCCGGGGCCCGCTCACCGAGGCGCTCCTGCAGGCCGGCACGAACACCACGGCGCTGGAGCGACTGGCCGGTGCGCGTGAAGTCTTTCCGGCCGCGACCGGCCGTGTCGCCGGTGCGAGTTCGATCGAACAGGGCCTCGAGGCCGCGCGGGCGCTGCTGACCGACGCCGCCGGGCGCCCGACGGCGATCATCGCGCAGAGCGACCTGCTGGCCGCGGGCGTCATCCAGGCGGCCGAGGAGCTCGGGTTGCACGTGCCGGGCGACCTCAGCGTGCTGGGCTTCGACGGCATCAGGGTCGACGGCCTGCAGCACGACCTCACTACGCTCGCGCAGCCGTCGGTCGCGAAGGGCCGAGCCGCGGGCGAGGCCGTCGTGCAGTTGCTCTCCGGCGAACCGCCCGAGTCGCGGTGCTTCACGAGCACGCTGCATGTGGGCGACACGACGGCGTCGCCCGGTGTCGTCCGGCGTCGCCGTTAG
- a CDS encoding NUDIX domain-containing protein, with protein MPQLTDLRVAAIALLRNRRVLMVTARDRDVYYMPGGKIDEGETAAEAAAREALEEVALVLDPAALEELFEVVAAAHGEPDGRLVRMRVFRAETDAAPLASAEVGSLHWVTTADVDRCPPAGAEVLQRLAAAGLID; from the coding sequence ATGCCTCAGCTCACCGACCTCCGCGTCGCCGCCATCGCCCTGCTGCGAAACCGCCGGGTGCTCATGGTCACCGCGCGCGACCGCGACGTGTACTACATGCCGGGCGGCAAGATCGACGAGGGCGAGACGGCCGCAGAGGCCGCCGCCCGCGAGGCCCTCGAAGAAGTCGCACTCGTGCTCGACCCCGCCGCCCTCGAGGAGCTCTTCGAAGTCGTCGCGGCGGCCCACGGCGAGCCCGACGGCCGGCTCGTGCGCATGCGGGTCTTCCGCGCCGAGACGGATGCCGCGCCGCTCGCCTCGGCCGAGGTCGGGAGCCTGCACTGGGTGACGACGGCCGACGTCGATCGCTGCCCGCCGGCCGGAGCCGAGGTGCTCCAGCGGCTCGCCGCGGCCGGGCTCATCGACTGA
- a CDS encoding SDR family oxidoreductase, with product MTSILVTGGTGRLGTPTVDRLRSAGHDVRALSRHAGAGRVVGDLRSGEGVADAVADTDTVVHLATGTSGDARLMRTVVDASREAGVRHLVFVSIVGVDRIPLGYYRQKLAAEQLLEASGTGHTILRATQFHQLVAGVFDAQRWLPVVVAPTISFQPISTDDVAARLAELVAGGPAGRVADIGGPERLTARELAERWAAAKSVRRRIVPLSLPGKTFAAFAAGGNLVPGPGWGTRTFTEFLAAGPRRTPDAPA from the coding sequence ATGACCTCGATCCTCGTCACCGGTGGAACCGGCCGACTCGGAACCCCCACGGTCGATCGGCTCCGTTCGGCCGGCCACGACGTTCGCGCGCTCAGCCGGCACGCGGGCGCCGGGCGCGTCGTCGGCGACCTCCGCTCGGGCGAGGGCGTCGCCGATGCGGTGGCCGACACCGACACCGTGGTGCACCTGGCCACGGGCACGAGCGGCGACGCCCGACTCATGCGCACCGTCGTCGACGCCTCGCGGGAGGCCGGCGTGCGGCACCTCGTCTTCGTCTCGATCGTGGGGGTCGACCGGATTCCGCTCGGGTACTACCGGCAGAAGCTCGCCGCCGAGCAGCTGCTCGAGGCATCCGGAACCGGGCACACCATCCTCCGCGCCACGCAGTTCCACCAACTCGTCGCCGGGGTGTTCGACGCGCAGCGGTGGCTGCCGGTCGTGGTCGCGCCGACCATCTCGTTCCAGCCGATCAGCACCGACGACGTCGCCGCGCGGCTCGCCGAGCTCGTGGCGGGCGGGCCCGCCGGACGCGTCGCCGACATCGGCGGACCCGAACGGCTCACGGCGCGCGAACTGGCCGAGCGCTGGGCCGCCGCGAAGTCCGTGCGCCGCAGGATCGTGCCGCTCTCGCTGCCCGGCAAGACGTTCGCGGCCTTCGCCGCCGGCGGCAACCTCGTGCCCGGCCCGGGATGGGGCACCCGGACCTTCACCGAGTTCCTCGCGGCCGGCCCGAGACGCACTCCTGACGCTCCTGCCTGA
- a CDS encoding phosphotransferase, with product MAAREQLRLRWDALPRAVRDGIEKVLGGDVVEARSQPSGFSSGSADRVRTRHGRRAFVKAAHIGHNAGTVALHRRELAFMSEMPPFVPAPRLLGTYERDGWIALVFEDIVGTHPGAALDGSDVPLVLNALHALPRVRGNISIPLFEVANEVAADGGSWDEIVRDDALASLPKWAQMNLERLAVASRRAGAAVAGDHLVHFDCRADNMLIDTDGQVWIIDWPWAAVGARWFDGLTYLLDARLRGEAIDAEAVITSHPMFGDVAPEDIDAALAATTGAFFNTARRPAPDSMPTLRAFQRSEALAGMEWLRERWA from the coding sequence ATGGCGGCCCGAGAACAGCTGCGTCTGAGGTGGGACGCGCTTCCCCGCGCGGTGCGCGACGGCATCGAGAAGGTCCTGGGCGGCGATGTCGTCGAGGCGCGAAGTCAACCGAGCGGATTCTCCTCCGGAAGCGCTGATCGCGTGCGAACACGGCATGGCCGTCGCGCCTTCGTCAAGGCCGCGCACATCGGGCACAACGCCGGCACGGTGGCACTGCATCGCCGCGAGCTCGCGTTCATGAGTGAGATGCCGCCTTTCGTCCCGGCCCCTCGGCTGCTCGGCACGTACGAGCGGGACGGTTGGATCGCCTTGGTCTTCGAGGACATCGTCGGAACTCACCCGGGCGCGGCCCTGGACGGTTCGGACGTCCCCCTCGTCCTGAATGCCCTGCACGCCTTGCCGCGAGTTCGAGGGAACATCTCGATCCCGCTCTTTGAAGTCGCAAACGAGGTTGCGGCTGACGGCGGGAGTTGGGACGAGATAGTCCGAGACGATGCGCTCGCGTCGCTGCCGAAGTGGGCGCAGATGAACCTCGAGCGCCTCGCCGTCGCGTCGCGTCGCGCGGGTGCGGCAGTTGCCGGCGACCATCTCGTCCACTTCGACTGTCGCGCTGACAACATGCTCATCGATACCGACGGGCAGGTATGGATCATCGATTGGCCATGGGCCGCAGTCGGGGCGAGGTGGTTCGACGGCCTGACCTATCTGCTCGATGCACGGCTTCGAGGTGAAGCGATCGACGCAGAGGCGGTGATCACGTCGCACCCGATGTTCGGTGACGTCGCGCCCGAGGACATCGATGCAGCTCTGGCCGCGACGACCGGGGCATTCTTCAACACTGCCCGTCGCCCTGCGCCGGACAGCATGCCGACGCTCCGAGCGTTCCAGCGCTCTGAGGCACTCGCCGGCATGGAGTGGTTGCGCGAACGCTGGGCCTGA
- a CDS encoding alpha/beta hydrolase, translating to MATTREFRSGEWVTLITRTGIDDGPGYVLVHGIGMAHEYWSDVAEALGRTGTVYALDLPGFGEAPEPEHPTSMPNAGDLLAELVRTEGIERPVLVGHSAGAQVVAEAAARHPELFERIVLIAPTVNPRERTVAKQAARLAQDLVLAHPKVLGLGIVSYAKAGLGWYLETLSPVMEHEIESTLPHIAAETLVIRAERDRIVPRDWAEQVALLVPHARYVEVPGRGHETMITAGPLVADLVARHARGEPVGREVEETAGAGALASTAPDAAHAGASSSTAPDAPIASAATVADAPAPLSPLAAAGWWALDYLDAARRHARVLTARRPPERWARGEADRPTVILLPGVYEHWSFMAPLGDALNKEGYRVQVVHGLGANLLGIFDTAERITRALERIPPPAGGRILVAHSKGGLVGKRMLLGDAERRLGLLGVVAVATPFGGSRLARYLIDPRLREFLPDGATIVELSDAASVNSHIVSVFGTFDPHVPEGSVLAGATNVQVPVAGHFRILAAAATKAAVIAGVESLARVRAGAAPDQSSSIGDA from the coding sequence ATGGCGACGACCCGCGAGTTCCGCAGCGGTGAATGGGTCACGCTCATCACCCGCACGGGCATCGACGACGGGCCGGGCTACGTGCTCGTGCACGGCATCGGCATGGCGCACGAGTACTGGTCGGATGTCGCCGAGGCCCTCGGCCGCACCGGCACCGTCTACGCCCTCGACCTGCCGGGGTTCGGCGAGGCACCCGAACCCGAGCATCCGACGTCGATGCCGAATGCGGGCGACCTGCTCGCCGAGCTCGTTCGCACCGAGGGCATCGAACGGCCCGTGCTCGTCGGCCACTCCGCCGGCGCGCAGGTCGTGGCCGAGGCTGCGGCGCGGCATCCCGAGCTCTTCGAGCGCATCGTGCTCATCGCGCCGACGGTGAACCCCCGCGAGCGCACGGTGGCGAAGCAGGCCGCCAGGCTCGCGCAAGACCTCGTGCTCGCCCACCCGAAGGTGCTCGGCCTCGGCATCGTGTCGTACGCCAAGGCGGGCCTCGGCTGGTACCTCGAGACGCTCAGCCCCGTGATGGAGCACGAGATCGAAAGCACATTGCCGCACATCGCGGCCGAGACGCTCGTGATCCGCGCCGAACGCGATCGCATCGTGCCCCGCGACTGGGCCGAGCAGGTCGCCCTGCTCGTGCCGCACGCCAGGTACGTCGAGGTGCCGGGGCGCGGGCACGAGACCATGATCACGGCGGGCCCGCTGGTCGCCGACCTCGTCGCCCGCCACGCGCGCGGCGAGCCGGTCGGGCGCGAGGTCGAGGAGACCGCGGGCGCCGGGGCACTCGCCTCGACCGCGCCGGATGCCGCGCACGCCGGGGCATCCTCCTCGACCGCGCCGGATGCCCCGATCGCGAGCGCTGCGACGGTGGCGGACGCCCCCGCTCCGCTGTCGCCGCTCGCCGCCGCCGGCTGGTGGGCGCTCGACTACCTCGACGCGGCGCGGCGGCACGCCCGGGTGCTCACCGCACGGCGGCCGCCGGAGCGATGGGCCCGCGGCGAAGCCGACCGGCCGACCGTCATCCTGCTGCCCGGCGTCTACGAGCACTGGTCGTTCATGGCACCGCTCGGCGATGCACTCAACAAGGAGGGGTATCGCGTTCAAGTGGTGCACGGCCTCGGCGCGAACCTGCTCGGCATCTTCGACACGGCGGAGCGCATCACCCGTGCGCTCGAGCGCATCCCGCCGCCGGCGGGCGGGCGCATCCTCGTGGCGCACTCGAAGGGCGGTCTCGTCGGCAAGCGGATGCTGCTGGGCGACGCCGAGCGACGGCTCGGCCTGCTCGGGGTCGTCGCCGTCGCCACGCCGTTCGGCGGCTCACGTCTCGCGCGCTACCTCATCGATCCGCGGTTGCGGGAGTTCCTGCCCGACGGGGCGACGATCGTCGAACTCTCGGACGCGGCATCCGTCAACTCGCACATCGTGTCGGTGTTCGGCACCTTCGACCCGCACGTGCCCGAGGGCAGCGTGCTCGCCGGTGCGACGAACGTGCAGGTGCCGGTCGCGGGCCATTTCCGCATCCTCGCGGCCGCCGCGACGAAGGCGGCCGTCATCGCGGGCGTCGAGTCGCTCGCCCGGGTTCGCGCGGGTGCCGCGCCCGATCAGAGCTCGTCGATCGGGGATGCGTAG
- a CDS encoding MATE family efflux transporter, with the protein MNEPLPIAARTGVDRDILRLAVPALGALIAEPLFLLADTAMIGHLGVTPLAGLGLASAVLQTIIGLMVFLAYATTPAVARRVGLGDERGAVASGIDGLWLALGLGAVLGVAGWFAAPTLVGLFGASADVAAEASVYLTISMAGLPAMLVVFAATGLLRGLQDTRTPLWVAGIGFGVNIALNYVFIYVAGWGIAGSAIGTVLAQWGMVAVYLVVVARHAARVGASAWPHHAGVLRGATSGGWLFLRTLSLRLALLLATWGATSLGSDELAAFQVAMTIYFTIGFALDALAIAAQALVGRDLGSGDVAGVRAVLRRCLQWGVGSGVVVGVVVLATAWLLPALFTSSADVAALLPPTLVVLALSAPLGGVVFVLDGVLIGAGDARYLAWTGIVNLVVFVPLALWVVAVAPPGAAGPAWLMAAFAIGFLGARAVTLGLRARGSAWMVLGAGR; encoded by the coding sequence ATGAACGAACCACTGCCGATCGCTGCACGAACCGGCGTCGACCGCGACATCCTCCGCCTCGCGGTGCCGGCGCTCGGCGCGCTCATCGCGGAGCCGCTGTTCCTGCTCGCCGACACGGCGATGATCGGGCACCTCGGGGTCACGCCGCTCGCGGGCCTCGGCCTCGCGAGCGCGGTGCTGCAGACGATCATCGGGCTCATGGTGTTCCTCGCCTATGCCACGACGCCGGCCGTGGCACGCCGGGTCGGGCTCGGCGACGAGCGCGGTGCGGTCGCCTCCGGCATCGACGGGTTGTGGCTCGCGCTCGGCCTCGGGGCGGTGCTCGGGGTCGCCGGGTGGTTCGCCGCGCCCACGCTGGTGGGACTCTTCGGCGCGAGCGCCGACGTCGCCGCCGAGGCATCCGTCTACCTCACGATCTCGATGGCCGGACTCCCGGCCATGCTCGTGGTGTTCGCCGCGACCGGGCTGCTGCGGGGCCTCCAGGACACCCGTACCCCGCTGTGGGTCGCGGGCATCGGCTTCGGCGTGAACATCGCGCTCAACTACGTCTTCATCTACGTCGCCGGCTGGGGCATCGCCGGCTCGGCCATCGGCACCGTGCTCGCGCAGTGGGGCATGGTGGCGGTCTACCTCGTCGTCGTCGCCCGGCACGCGGCGCGCGTGGGAGCGAGCGCCTGGCCGCACCACGCCGGAGTGCTGCGCGGCGCGACCTCGGGCGGATGGCTGTTCCTCCGCACGCTGAGCCTGCGGCTCGCGCTGCTGCTCGCCACGTGGGGCGCGACCTCGCTCGGCTCCGACGAGCTCGCCGCCTTCCAGGTCGCGATGACGATCTACTTCACGATCGGCTTCGCCCTCGACGCGCTCGCCATCGCCGCCCAGGCGCTCGTCGGGCGCGACCTCGGCTCGGGCGACGTCGCCGGCGTGCGTGCAGTGCTGCGCCGCTGCCTGCAGTGGGGCGTCGGCAGCGGCGTGGTCGTCGGCGTCGTCGTGCTGGCGACGGCCTGGCTGCTGCCCGCGCTCTTCACGAGCTCAGCGGATGTCGCGGCGCTGCTGCCCCCGACGCTCGTCGTGCTCGCGCTCTCGGCGCCGCTCGGCGGCGTCGTCTTCGTGCTCGACGGGGTGCTCATCGGCGCCGGCGACGCCCGATACCTCGCATGGACCGGCATCGTGAACCTCGTCGTGTTCGTGCCGCTCGCCCTGTGGGTAGTGGCCGTCGCACCCCCGGGCGCGGCCGGGCCGGCGTGGCTCATGGCCGCCTTCGCGATCGGCTTCCTCGGGGCGCGCGCGGTGACGCTCGGGCTCAGGGCTCGAGGGTCTGCGTGGATGGTGCTCGGCGCAGGTCGCTGA
- a CDS encoding alpha/beta hydrolase, whose protein sequence is MWDFVLELNVVDGPFIIAVCAIAALVFLYLLFRGPGWSWVLTVVVLLIVGALVGVAVLWLAVNMFDAFGGPVDDSAWLWVPAASAGITLAIWNLWYSRWWRKLIALLAIPLFAAAAAFGVNAAYGLSPTLGSMLHISTADPIDPPVPDPAETADPAEPLYLTWTPPADMPATGEIGVVQGGVPNTQSGFAARPAQIYLPPAALVADAPRLPLVVMMMGQPGDPDASFIGGVLDEFAAKHDGLAPIALVIDQLGDPGVDPLCLDSELGRVESYVMQDVVPWAKQRLGVLQGRQYTTVAGYSNGGQCAAYFGAKHPEVFGNLLAVSPLEFAGAEQADEVLSTVFHDVQPAYDAVKPANIMASKAPYPDTVAVFTVGENDGAFVAGTERLADAAIAAGMQTTLFLVPGADHDARALRGGLEKGFEVLFPRLGLTAP, encoded by the coding sequence GTGTGGGATTTCGTGCTCGAGCTGAACGTGGTCGACGGTCCGTTCATCATCGCGGTGTGCGCGATCGCCGCACTGGTCTTCCTGTATCTGCTCTTCCGCGGGCCGGGCTGGTCGTGGGTGCTCACGGTCGTCGTGCTGCTCATCGTGGGCGCGCTCGTCGGCGTCGCGGTGCTCTGGCTCGCCGTGAACATGTTCGATGCATTCGGCGGGCCCGTCGACGATTCGGCCTGGCTCTGGGTGCCGGCGGCATCCGCCGGCATCACGCTCGCGATCTGGAACCTCTGGTACTCGAGATGGTGGCGCAAGCTCATCGCCCTGCTCGCGATCCCGCTGTTCGCGGCGGCCGCGGCGTTCGGCGTGAACGCCGCCTACGGCCTGAGTCCGACGCTCGGCTCGATGCTGCACATCTCGACCGCCGACCCGATCGACCCCCCGGTTCCCGACCCGGCTGAGACCGCCGACCCCGCAGAGCCGCTCTACCTGACCTGGACGCCCCCGGCCGACATGCCGGCCACGGGCGAGATCGGCGTCGTGCAGGGCGGTGTGCCGAACACGCAGTCGGGCTTCGCTGCGCGGCCCGCACAGATCTACCTGCCACCGGCAGCGCTCGTGGCGGATGCCCCTCGCCTGCCCCTCGTCGTCATGATGATGGGGCAGCCGGGCGACCCCGACGCGAGCTTCATCGGCGGCGTGCTCGACGAGTTCGCGGCGAAGCACGACGGACTCGCCCCGATCGCGCTCGTGATCGACCAGCTGGGCGACCCCGGCGTCGACCCGCTCTGCCTCGACAGCGAGCTCGGCCGGGTCGAGAGCTACGTCATGCAGGATGTCGTGCCGTGGGCGAAGCAGCGCCTCGGCGTGCTGCAGGGGCGCCAGTACACCACGGTTGCCGGGTACTCGAACGGCGGCCAGTGCGCGGCGTACTTCGGCGCGAAGCACCCCGAGGTGTTCGGCAACCTCCTCGCCGTCTCACCCCTGGAATTCGCCGGTGCCGAGCAGGCCGACGAGGTGCTCTCGACCGTCTTCCACGACGTTCAGCCCGCCTACGACGCGGTGAAGCCCGCGAACATCATGGCCTCGAAGGCGCCGTACCCCGACACCGTCGCCGTCTTCACGGTGGGCGAGAACGACGGCGCGTTCGTCGCGGGAACCGAGCGCCTCGCGGATGCCGCGATCGCCGCCGGCATGCAGACGACCCTCTTCCTCGTGCCCGGCGCCGACCACGACGCCCGGGCGCTGCGCGGCGGGCTCGAGAAGGGGTTCGAGGTGCTCTTCCCCAGGCTCGGGCTCACCGCGCCGTGA
- a CDS encoding serine hydrolase — MVTSSQGSERRARHSDLRRGKHRTEEPGENFARGFDALGELALAGVQVSARATDLATGKVLFSVDDHVVMPTASIGKVLLLVEVATRLASDSSEAFTVLDRAPRDAVGDSGIWQHMQSSSLPLADLAALVGATSDNLATNVLIRHVGLEAVRARTEALGLTRTALLDLVRDHRGPDDAPQLSIGSAKELTWLFASLARGEIVSPEVSQRVVGWLSLNADLSMVASAFGLDPLAHRTPDHNVLLMNKTGTDGGVRSEVGVLRGPRASVSYAVSMYYADTMISSRLAVLDGMRQVGLDLLEYVH; from the coding sequence GTGGTGACGTCGTCGCAAGGTTCGGAGCGGCGTGCACGGCATAGCGACCTCCGGCGCGGCAAGCACCGCACCGAAGAGCCGGGCGAGAACTTCGCACGAGGGTTCGACGCGCTCGGCGAGCTCGCACTCGCGGGCGTGCAGGTCTCGGCGCGAGCCACCGATCTCGCGACCGGCAAGGTGCTGTTCTCCGTCGACGATCACGTGGTGATGCCGACCGCCTCGATCGGCAAGGTGCTGCTGCTCGTCGAGGTCGCGACGCGGCTCGCGAGCGACAGCAGCGAGGCGTTCACCGTGCTCGACCGCGCGCCGCGCGACGCCGTCGGCGACTCGGGCATCTGGCAGCACATGCAGTCGTCGTCGCTGCCGCTCGCCGACCTCGCGGCGCTCGTCGGCGCCACGAGCGACAACCTCGCCACGAACGTGCTCATCCGCCACGTCGGTCTCGAGGCGGTGCGTGCACGCACCGAGGCCCTCGGCCTCACCCGCACGGCGCTGCTCGACCTCGTGCGCGATCACCGCGGCCCCGACGACGCCCCGCAGCTCTCGATCGGTTCGGCGAAAGAGCTCACGTGGCTGTTCGCGTCACTCGCGCGCGGCGAGATCGTCTCGCCCGAGGTGTCGCAACGCGTCGTCGGCTGGCTCTCGCTGAACGCCGACCTGTCGATGGTGGCGAGCGCGTTCGGCCTCGACCCGCTCGCCCACCGCACGCCCGACCACAACGTGCTGCTCATGAACAAGACCGGCACCGACGGCGGCGTGCGCAGCGAGGTCGGCGTGCTCCGCGGCCCGCGCGCGAGCGTCTCGTACGCCGTGTCGATGTACTACGCCGACACGATGATCTCCTCGCGTCTCGCGGTGCTCGACGGCATGCGTCAGGTCGGACTCGACCTGCTCGAATACGTGCACTGA
- a CDS encoding M13 family metallopeptidase has product MTDVALPSGIKQDELDAGIRPQDDLFRHVNGKWIERTAIPADKARYGSFLVLHEEAEQAVREIIEESQNAEPGTEARKVGDLYASFMNEERANLLGATPIAGQLVEVELISSIDAFLETLGKLERQGVPGFLQLYVDNDPGDPERYLVFVEQGGIGLPDESYFREERFEPVREAYRAHLERMLRLAQLDDPDARAARVFELETAIAAAHWSNVDTRDSEKTYNLFTWNDAVAEASVDLNIWRDAMGVPDGAFDEIVLREPSFVQGLGALLTEDRLPAWKDWLAWQVVRGSAAYLSDDFVEANFDFYGRTLTGTPQMRERWKRGVSLVEGAMGEAVGRIYVERHFPPAAKEAMDDLVANLVEAYRQSISALEWMGEETRAKALDKLAKFTPKIGFPVKWRDYSALEITDDLVGNVRATAEFEFNRELGKIGKPLDRDEWFMTPQTINAYYNPGFNEIVFPAAILQYPFFDASRDSAANYGAIGAVIGHEIGHGFDDQGSKYDGDGRLTDWWTEADRAAFEERTTALIDQYDALVPAQLDGAGDAETADASGPDPAVAEASGAGGADASATAPHVNGALTIGENIGDLGGLAIAWRAYVLSLGGDVDAAPVIDGHTAAQRFFLSWAQAWQMKGRDEEVIRLLAIDPHSPNEFRCNQIVRNIDEFYASFNVTPDDALWLDPAERVTIW; this is encoded by the coding sequence ATGACCGATGTCGCGCTGCCCTCCGGAATCAAGCAGGACGAACTCGACGCGGGCATCCGCCCGCAAGACGACCTCTTCCGTCACGTCAACGGCAAGTGGATCGAACGCACCGCCATCCCGGCAGACAAGGCGAGGTACGGTTCGTTCCTCGTGCTGCACGAGGAGGCCGAGCAGGCCGTGCGCGAGATCATCGAGGAGTCGCAGAACGCCGAGCCGGGCACCGAGGCGCGCAAGGTCGGCGACCTCTACGCGAGCTTCATGAACGAGGAGCGTGCGAACCTCCTGGGGGCGACGCCCATCGCCGGCCAGCTCGTCGAGGTCGAGCTGATCAGCTCGATCGATGCGTTCCTCGAGACCCTCGGCAAGCTCGAGCGACAGGGGGTGCCCGGCTTCCTGCAGCTCTACGTCGACAACGATCCCGGCGACCCCGAGCGCTACCTCGTCTTCGTCGAGCAGGGCGGCATCGGCCTGCCCGACGAGAGCTACTTCCGCGAAGAGCGGTTCGAGCCGGTGCGCGAGGCGTACCGCGCACACCTCGAGCGGATGCTGCGGCTCGCGCAGCTCGACGATCCCGACGCGCGCGCCGCCCGGGTCTTCGAGCTCGAGACCGCGATCGCCGCGGCGCACTGGAGCAACGTCGACACTCGCGACAGCGAGAAGACGTACAACCTGTTCACGTGGAACGACGCGGTGGCCGAGGCATCCGTCGACCTGAACATCTGGCGCGATGCGATGGGCGTGCCCGACGGCGCGTTCGACGAGATCGTGCTGCGCGAGCCGTCGTTCGTGCAGGGCCTCGGCGCGCTGCTGACCGAAGACCGCCTGCCCGCGTGGAAGGACTGGCTCGCCTGGCAGGTCGTCCGCGGCAGTGCCGCCTACCTCTCCGACGACTTCGTCGAGGCGAACTTCGACTTCTACGGCCGCACGCTCACCGGCACCCCGCAGATGCGCGAGCGGTGGAAGCGCGGGGTCTCGCTCGTCGAGGGCGCGATGGGCGAGGCCGTCGGCCGCATCTACGTCGAGCGGCACTTCCCGCCCGCGGCGAAAGAGGCGATGGACGACCTCGTCGCCAACCTCGTCGAGGCCTACCGCCAGTCGATCAGCGCGCTCGAGTGGATGGGCGAAGAGACGAGGGCCAAGGCCCTCGACAAGCTCGCGAAGTTCACGCCGAAGATCGGCTTCCCGGTGAAGTGGCGCGACTACTCGGCGCTCGAGATCACCGACGACCTCGTGGGCAACGTGCGGGCGACGGCCGAGTTCGAGTTCAACCGAGAGCTCGGCAAGATCGGCAAGCCGCTCGACCGCGACGAGTGGTTCATGACACCGCAGACGATCAACGCCTACTACAACCCGGGGTTCAACGAGATCGTCTTCCCCGCGGCGATCCTGCAGTATCCGTTCTTCGATGCGAGCCGGGATTCCGCGGCGAACTACGGCGCCATCGGGGCCGTGATCGGGCACGAGATCGGGCACGGCTTCGACGACCAGGGCTCCAAGTACGACGGCGACGGCCGGCTCACCGACTGGTGGACCGAGGCCGATCGCGCCGCGTTCGAAGAGCGCACCACGGCCCTCATCGACCAGTACGACGCGCTCGTGCCCGCGCAGCTCGACGGGGCCGGCGATGCCGAGACCGCGGATGCCTCGGGCCCCGACCCTGCGGTCGCGGAGGCCTCCGGTGCGGGCGGGGCGGATGCCTCGGCCACCGCGCCGCACGTCAACGGCGCACTCACCATCGGCGAGAACATCGGCGACCTCGGCGGCCTCGCGATCGCGTGGCGGGCCTACGTGCTCTCGCTCGGCGGCGACGTCGACGCGGCACCGGTGATCGACGGACACACCGCCGCGCAGCGCTTCTTCCTGTCGTGGGCGCAGGCCTGGCAGATGAAGGGCCGCGACGAAGAAGTCATCCGCCTGCTCGCGATCGATCCGCACTCGCCGAACGAGTTCCGGTGCAACCAGATCGTCAGGAACATCGACGAGTTCTACGCTAGCTTCAATGTGACTCCAGATGACGCTCTCTGGCTCGACCCAGCCGAGCGGGTGACGATCTGGTAG